In the Gymnodinialimonas sp. 202GB13-11 genome, one interval contains:
- the lgt gene encoding prolipoprotein diacylglyceryl transferase, translated as MFAIPFPPLSPELFSIEIGSFSFALRWYALAYLFGLGLGWWVIWKAMARPALWPNDTPPLRPDQVEGLLTAVVLGVILGGRIGYVLFYQPGIYASDPLAALRIWEGGMSFHGGLAGVAIAGYIFCRRTGAPPLQIADAMSMVIGIGLLLGRLANFVNAELWGRPSDAPWAFIFPGAAAQDCDGPVGITDYLGATVCARHPSQLYEALLEGLFMGALLLILAWRAGWLKRPGALTGMFFVIYGASRFFVEFFRQPDAQFAGPDNPIGFALTLSPEVGLTMGQILTIPMLLLGTFFVLRARRVA; from the coding sequence TTGTTCGCCATCCCGTTTCCACCGCTATCGCCAGAGCTGTTTTCGATAGAGATCGGCAGCTTCAGCTTCGCCCTGCGCTGGTATGCGCTGGCCTACCTTTTCGGCCTTGGCCTGGGCTGGTGGGTGATCTGGAAAGCGATGGCACGTCCCGCTTTGTGGCCAAATGATACGCCGCCCCTTCGCCCCGATCAGGTTGAGGGCTTGCTGACGGCTGTGGTGCTTGGCGTCATCCTCGGCGGGCGGATTGGCTATGTGCTGTTCTACCAGCCGGGCATTTATGCAAGCGATCCGCTGGCCGCGCTGCGTATCTGGGAGGGCGGGATGTCGTTCCACGGCGGCCTCGCAGGAGTCGCGATTGCGGGTTACATCTTTTGCAGGCGCACCGGTGCGCCGCCGCTTCAGATCGCCGATGCGATGTCGATGGTGATCGGGATTGGCCTGCTGCTGGGGCGCTTGGCGAACTTCGTGAATGCTGAGCTTTGGGGCCGCCCCTCGGACGCGCCTTGGGCGTTCATCTTTCCCGGTGCTGCGGCGCAAGACTGCGATGGGCCGGTTGGCATCACAGACTATCTGGGTGCGACGGTCTGCGCGCGGCACCCGTCGCAGCTTTACGAGGCGCTGCTAGAAGGCCTGTTCATGGGCGCGCTTCTTTTGATATTGGCGTGGCGCGCCGGATGGCTGAAGCGTCCCGGTGCGCTGACCGGCATGTTCTTCGTGATCTACGGGGCCTCGCGCTTTTTCGTGGAATTCTTTCGCCAGCCGGACGCACAGTTTGCCGGGCCGGACAATCCGATTGGTTTCGCGCTGACATTGTCGCCCGAGGTTGGCCTGACCATGGGACAGATCCTGACAATCCCGATGCTGCTACTTGGCACCTTCTTTGTCTTGCGGGCACGGCGTGTCGCTTAA
- a CDS encoding accessory factor UbiK family protein, which yields MQTRNKIMDDLSQLMTNAMGVAQGAKDEAETAMNSMMDRWLANRNLVTREEFDAVRAMAQKAREENEALKARIAALEEKSGD from the coding sequence ATGCAGACCCGTAACAAGATCATGGATGATCTCAGCCAGTTGATGACCAACGCCATGGGCGTGGCTCAAGGTGCAAAGGATGAGGCCGAAACGGCCATGAATTCCATGATGGACCGCTGGCTGGCAAACCGGAACCTTGTCACCCGGGAGGAGTTCGACGCCGTCCGCGCGATGGCACAAAAGGCCCGTGAAGAGAACGAAGCGCTCAAGGCCCGTATCGCCGCGCTGGAGGAAAAATCCGGCGACTGA